A stretch of Acipenser ruthenus chromosome 1, fAciRut3.2 maternal haplotype, whole genome shotgun sequence DNA encodes these proteins:
- the LOC117404004 gene encoding peptidylprolyl isomerase domain and WD repeat-containing protein 1-like, with translation MGRGLHSKTKIMASSTLEQKRKLEVLDENGGEAAEDELVGPLPAEATQSKKRKVLEFERVYLDNLPSAAMYERSYMHRDVITHIACTKTDFIITASHDGHVKFWKKKEDAGIEFVKHFRSHLGVIECIGVSAEGALFCSVGDDQAMKVFDVVNFDMINMLKLGFHPGQCEWIYNPGDAISTVACSEKSTGKIFVYDGRGDNQIIHVFEKMHSSPLSQIRLNPAYRVIVSADKAGMLEYWTGLPNEFKFPRNVDWEYKTDTDLYEFNKCKTYPTSLAFSYDGKKMATIATDRKVRIFRFLSGKLMRVFDECLTMFTELQQMRQQLPDMEFGRRMAVERELEKVDGIRLTNIIFDETGHFVLYGTMLGIKVINVETNRCVRILGKQENIRVVQLGLFQGIAKVHHAAPTIEMKASDNPALQRAEPDPTIFCTAFKKNRFYMFTKREPEDTKSAESDRDIFNEKPSKEEVMAATQAEGPKRVSDSAIIHTTMGDVHIKLFPVECPKTVENFCVHSRNGYYNGHIFHRVIKGFMIQTGDPTGTGMGGESIWGGEFEDEFHATLRHDRPYTLSMANGGPGTNGSQFFITVVPTPWLDNKHTVFGRITKGMEVVQRISNVKINPKTDKPYEDISIINITVK, from the exons ATGGGGCGTGGTCTTCATTCTAAAACTAAAATCATGGCGTCTTCTACATTggaacagaaaagaaaattagAGGTACTGGATGAAAATGGGGGAGAAGCAGCGGAAGACGAATTGGTTGGACCGTTGCCTGCCGAGGCTACGCagtcaaagaaaagaaaag tgcTTGAATTTGAGCGTGTGTACCTGGACAACCTCCCCAGTGCTGCAATGTACGAACGGAGTTACATGCATAGAGATGTCATCACACACATAGCATGCACAAA GACAGATTTTATTATAACTGCAAGCCATGATGGACACGTCAAGTTCTGGAAGAAGAAAGAAGATGCAGGAATAGAGTTTGTTAAACATTTTCGAAGCCATTTAG GGGTGATTGAGTGCATTGGCGTAAGTGCAGAGGGGGCATTGTTCTGTTCAGTTGGAGATGACCAGGCAATGAAAGTTTTTGATGTTGTGAACTTTGACATGATCAACATGCTTAAGCTTGG ATTTCATCCTGGCCAGTGTGAATGGATCTACAATCCTGGCGATGCTATATCTACTGTAGCCTGTTCGGAGAAAAGCACAGGAAAGATATTTGTCTACGATGGAAGAGGAGACAACCAGATAATTCACGTCTTTGAAAAAATGCACTCTTCCCCTCTGTCTCAGATACGCCTGAATCCAGCCTATAGAGTCATAGTATCTGCTGACAAGGCTGGCATGTTAGAGTACTGGACTGGCCTACCAAACGAGTTTAAATTTCCGAGGAACGTGGACTGGGAGTACAAGACTGACACAGATTTGTATGAATTTAACAAATGTAAAACCTATCCAACCAGCCTGGCCTTCTCTTACGACGGGAAGAAAATGGCTACAATCGCAACAGACCGAAAAGTTCGAATTTTCCGCTTCTTGTCTGGGAAGCTCATGAGAGTGTTTGATGAGTGCCTGACG ATGTTCACAGAGCTGCAGCAGATGAGGCAGCAGCTGCCTGACATGGAGTTTGGTCGCCGCATGGCAGTGGAACGGGAATTGGAGAAGGTGGACGGCATCAGACTGACCAACATCATCTTTGATGAAACGGGACACTTTGTTCTTTACGGGACAATGCTGGGCATTAAAGTTATCAATGTGGAAACAAACAG GTGTGTGCGGATCCTGGGCAAACAGGAGAACATCCGAGTGGTCCAGCTGGGTTTGTTCCAGGGCATTGCTAAAGTACATCACGCTGCTCCCACCATAGAGATGAAGGCATCGGACAATCCTGCCCTGCAGAGAGCCGAGCCAGACCCAACCATTTTCTGCACAGCGTTTAAAAAGAACAGGTTTTATATG TTCACCAAAAGGGAGCCAGAAGACACAAAGAGTGCAGAGTCTGACAGAGACATCTTCAACGAGAAACCATCCAAAGAGGAAGTCATGGCAGCCACGCAAGCAGAAGGTCCTAAACGTGTTTCGGACAGTGCCATTATACACACCACTATGGGAGATGTTCACATCAAGCTCTTCCCTGTAGA GTGTCCGAAGACAGTGGAGAACTTCTGTGTTCACAGCAGAAACGGGTACTACAATGGACATATATTCCATCGAGTAATAAAG GGCTTTATGATACAAACTGGAGATCCCACGGGAACTGGAATGGGTGGAGAAAGCATCTGGGGAGGAGAGTTTGAAGATGAATTCCATGCAACATTAAGGCATGACCGACCATACACTCTGAGCATGGCCAATGGTGGACCTGGTACCAATGGCTCACAGTTCTTTATTACCGTTGTGCCGACG CCTTGGCTTGACAACAAACACACCGTTTTTGGAAGAATTACCAAAGGAATGGAAGTCGTTCAGAGAATCTCAAACGTAAAAATCAATCCCAAGACGGACAAGCCCTATGAAGACATCAGCATCATAAACATCACTGTCAAGTAA